A section of the Caviibacter abscessus genome encodes:
- a CDS encoding FtsW/RodA/SpoVE family cell cycle protein codes for MNNIIDNATESVNKNKELQQFIKTHISLIILCILLILLTIGIVSVWSISSPLSELKHTNIGRKYIGLVGISVFLVAIPSYYLIRFKKISEGTLISLYILGFLFLLSPLVLGHKINGARRWINVFFIQLQPSEFAKPILIYIFAIYFNELKDVINKYILFFNVKMKAHMGITIIWSALVFFYCLAILSGKALTSTLQVALLSYLMLCVSNVEKKYKTAILGLSSLLLIPAAFLVKYRLERITQFQSGGSQQTLEGLTAIKTGFLFGRGFGSGFQKYFYLSEAHTDYIFSAIAEELGLILSLIVLSLFIVLVALIFYAAINAADSTEKYVIFGVGFVLTNQIIAHIGINLGLLPSTGITLPFISYGGSALMSNLICMSLLFKALDNMEWKVIK; via the coding sequence ATGAATAATATTATAGATAATGCAACGGAAAGTGTAAATAAAAATAAAGAATTGCAACAGTTTATAAAAACTCATATTTCATTAATTATACTTTGTATTTTGCTTATACTTCTTACAATAGGAATAGTTTCTGTTTGGAGCATAAGTTCGCCTTTATCTGAATTGAAACATACAAATATAGGTAGAAAATACATTGGTTTAGTTGGAATATCTGTATTTTTGGTTGCAATACCTTCATATTATTTAATACGTTTTAAAAAAATAAGTGAAGGAACTTTAATTTCTCTTTACATATTAGGATTTTTATTTTTGCTTTCACCTTTAGTATTGGGGCATAAAATAAATGGAGCAAGAAGATGGATTAATGTTTTCTTTATACAATTACAACCTTCTGAATTTGCGAAACCTATATTAATATATATTTTTGCGATATATTTTAATGAATTAAAAGATGTTATAAATAAATATATATTATTTTTTAATGTTAAAATGAAAGCACATATGGGGATAACTATTATTTGGTCTGCACTGGTCTTTTTTTACTGCTTAGCTATATTATCAGGAAAAGCATTAACATCAACGTTACAAGTTGCATTACTTTCATATTTGATGTTATGTGTATCTAATGTTGAAAAGAAATATAAGACAGCAATATTAGGACTTTCTTCATTATTATTAATACCTGCGGCATTTTTAGTAAAATATAGACTTGAACGTATAACGCAATTTCAAAGCGGGGGTTCACAACAAACTTTAGAAGGACTTACTGCAATAAAAACAGGTTTTTTATTTGGTAGAGGTTTCGGTAGTGGATTTCAGAAATATTTTTACTTGTCAGAAGCACATACAGATTATATTTTTTCTGCTATAGCTGAAGAATTAGGGCTTATATTAAGCTTAATTGTACTTAGCTTATTTATCGTTTTAGTAGCTCTTATCTTTTATGCTGCTATAAATGCAGCGGATAGCACTGAAAAATATGTAATATTTGGTGTAGGATTTGTATTAACTAATCAAATAATAGCCCATATAGGAATTAATTTGGGATTATTACCTTCAACAGGTATTACATTACCGTTTATAAGTTATGGAGGAAGTGCCTTAATGTCAAATTTAATTTGTATGAGTTTATTATTTAAAGCTTTAGATAATATGGAATGGAAGGTAATAAAATAA
- the murC gene encoding UDP-N-acetylmuramate--L-alanine ligase, with product MLKKVYFSGINGIGMSGIAKILKQKGYEVEGSDLEYKDATKNLEDLGIKVHIGQVVENIESFNPDLYVYSTAIRTTNPEYIYAKSKNIEMKRRGEMLADIVNTFENSIAIAGTHGKTTTSSMCSVCFLEKDPYIVVGGVIPEINSNSKIGTSNYFIIEADESDNSFLYLYPNYSVITNIEADHLEHHGTFENIKKSFIQFIEQTKKKVILSKDCPNIESLDLEKYKEKLIFYSANKKTDIYATNIRNLDGITTYTVVINDTEIGEFSLKVPGIHNIQNSLPVIYLSYIEGLDINLVKKHLENFSGANRRYQVIYNEEIKIIDDYAHHPTEIKATLNAAKLNEKGKITVVFEPHRYTRTKFFMDEFAKALSIADKIILLPIYAASEDNDSGISSYDLYEKIKQFDKNKEVDVMLPMEVMEYIYMNNEPTDIYIFMGAGTVSKFAYRLVNKIKG from the coding sequence ATGCTAAAAAAAGTATATTTTAGTGGTATAAATGGAATAGGAATGAGCGGAATTGCAAAAATTTTAAAACAAAAAGGGTATGAAGTAGAAGGCTCAGACTTAGAGTATAAAGATGCTACAAAAAATCTTGAAGATTTGGGTATAAAAGTACATATAGGTCAAGTTGTTGAAAATATAGAAAGTTTTAATCCCGATTTATATGTTTATTCAACAGCAATTAGAACAACTAATCCTGAATATATATATGCAAAGTCAAAAAATATTGAAATGAAAAGAAGAGGCGAAATGTTAGCTGATATAGTTAATACTTTTGAAAATAGTATAGCTATTGCAGGAACTCATGGTAAAACTACAACTTCTTCTATGTGTTCAGTATGCTTTTTAGAAAAGGATCCTTATATAGTAGTTGGCGGTGTAATTCCTGAAATAAATAGCAATAGTAAAATAGGAACAAGCAATTATTTCATAATTGAAGCTGATGAAAGTGATAATTCGTTCTTATACTTGTATCCTAATTATTCTGTTATAACTAATATAGAAGCTGATCATCTAGAACATCATGGTACATTTGAAAACATAAAGAAATCGTTTATTCAGTTTATAGAACAAACAAAGAAAAAAGTAATATTATCAAAAGACTGTCCAAATATAGAAAGCTTAGATTTAGAAAAATATAAGGAAAAATTAATATTTTACAGTGCAAATAAAAAAACTGACATATATGCAACAAATATTAGAAATTTAGATGGAATAACAACGTATACTGTAGTAATTAATGATACTGAAATAGGGGAATTTAGTTTAAAAGTTCCTGGTATACATAATATACAAAATTCTTTACCTGTAATATATTTATCATATATTGAAGGATTAGATATAAATTTAGTTAAAAAGCATTTAGAAAATTTTAGTGGTGCAAATAGAAGATATCAAGTTATATATAACGAAGAAATAAAAATAATTGATGATTATGCACATCATCCTACTGAAATTAAAGCAACATTAAATGCTGCTAAATTAAATGAAAAAGGTAAGATAACAGTAGTATTTGAACCACATAGATATACAAGAACAAAATTCTTTATGGATGAATTTGCAAAAGCTTTATCTATTGCAGATAAAATAATACTTTTACCTATTTATGCAGCAAGTGAAGATAATGATAGTGGAATAAGCTCGTATGATTTATATGAAAAAATCAAACAATTTGATAAAAACAAAGAAGTTGATGTTATGCTT
- a CDS encoding UDP-N-acetylmuramoyl-tripeptide--D-alanyl-D-alanine ligase encodes MNKREVFRRILNENFDFSGQVCMDSKLAKKGDIFFAIRGGNKYIEEVIKKGAYPIYDCDKDFNIGKKVNDTVSFMQEFAKNYRMNLNAKVIAITGSNGKTTVKDILAILLENSYATYGNYNNHIGVPFTILSCPIDKDYLILEMGMSMTGEIKLLSSISLPDYSIITNIGDSHIEYLKTRENVFKAKTELIPYTKSKVIVNGKDEYLKTLEKALKVVLDNDVIIDDKGTSFLYNNNKYHTNLYGKHNAENISLCIAVLNEMGVSNFESKLDNIKLTSMRFELLNQGDNVIINDAYNAAPKSVESSLETLNQIFKDKYKVVILGDMLELGENEVKYHSNLKNVLKNIKYDKLYLYGKLMENLKIDGAIHTMDKNFIKTEIRNLKNAVIFLKGSRGMKLEEIVEGDR; translated from the coding sequence ATGAATAAAAGAGAAGTATTTAGAAGAATATTAAACGAGAATTTTGATTTTAGCGGTCAGGTATGTATGGACTCAAAATTAGCAAAAAAAGGAGATATATTTTTTGCTATAAGAGGTGGAAATAAGTATATTGAAGAAGTTATAAAAAAAGGAGCATATCCTATATATGACTGTGATAAAGATTTTAATATAGGTAAAAAAGTAAATGATACAGTTAGCTTTATGCAAGAATTTGCTAAAAACTATAGAATGAATCTTAATGCAAAAGTAATAGCAATAACTGGAAGTAATGGGAAAACAACGGTTAAAGATATATTAGCTATACTTCTGGAAAATAGTTATGCGACTTATGGAAATTATAATAACCATATAGGTGTTCCATTTACAATATTGTCTTGTCCTATAGATAAAGATTATTTGATTTTAGAAATGGGAATGAGTATGACTGGAGAAATTAAATTACTTTCAAGTATATCATTGCCTGATTATAGTATAATTACAAATATAGGAGATTCTCATATAGAATATTTAAAAACTAGAGAAAATGTTTTTAAAGCTAAAACTGAATTAATTCCATATACAAAATCAAAGGTTATAGTTAATGGTAAAGATGAGTATTTGAAGACTTTAGAGAAAGCTTTAAAAGTTGTACTTGATAATGATGTAATAATAGATGATAAAGGAACAAGTTTTTTATATAATAACAATAAATATCATACTAATTTATACGGAAAACATAATGCGGAAAATATAAGCTTATGTATAGCAGTTTTAAATGAGATGGGTGTATCTAATTTTGAAAGCAAACTAGATAATATAAAATTAACATCTATGAGATTTGAACTTTTAAATCAAGGAGACAATGTAATAATAAATGATGCATATAATGCAGCACCAAAATCTGTTGAAAGTTCACTTGAAACATTAAATCAAATATTTAAAGATAAATATAAGGTTGTAATTCTAGGTGATATGTTAGAGCTTGGAGAAAATGAAGTTAAATATCACAGTAATTTAAAAAATGTGCTTAAAAATATAAAATATGATAAGTTATATTTATATGGAAAACTTATGGAAAATTTAAAGATAGACGGTGCAATACATACTATGGATAAAAATTTTATAAAAACTGAAATAAGAAATTTAAAAAATGCCGTAATTTTTTTAAAAGGTTCAAGAGGTATGAAACTTGAAGAAATAGTGGAAGGGGATAGATAA
- the murD gene encoding UDP-N-acetylmuramoyl-L-alanine--D-glutamate ligase — translation MKYIVFGLGISGEGAKELLEYKKEEFVVVDDKQGIPSINAIEITNKDDIVIKSPGISWNNEYLKRCLEKGIKIISEIDLAIKYVNPKTKLIAITGTNGKTTTCTKIYELLKYAGYNVALGGNEGHSFAKIITDKNDYDYIVLELSSYQLENNPSIKPYICAITNLTPDHLLRYDSVNDYYITKMNIFKNQDENDYIVINPKDEEFKKLFKDCKSKKIYIEEDENYLVFEGERIIQKEKTSLKGEHNIQNMNFIIAVAKIVGVDTKIIEQFLSSTKSLEHRMEVFFKKDMTFFINDSKGTNVESSLFALDAYKNKNLVLICGGQDKKIDNTKMYEKIYECVDFCLLIGENANQYISEFAKSGYNLYYNAKTLENAVTYISKNMDLKKETYVLLSPATASFDQFKSFEHRGAEFKRLVVEIIGDKNE, via the coding sequence ATGAAGTATATAGTATTTGGTTTAGGGATAAGTGGAGAGGGAGCAAAAGAGCTCTTGGAATATAAAAAAGAGGAATTTGTTGTTGTTGATGATAAGCAGGGAATACCAAGCATTAATGCAATAGAAATAACAAATAAAGATGATATTGTTATCAAAAGTCCAGGTATATCTTGGAATAACGAATATTTAAAAAGATGTTTAGAAAAAGGAATTAAAATAATATCTGAAATAGATTTAGCGATAAAATATGTGAATCCTAAAACAAAATTAATTGCTATTACAGGAACAAATGGAAAAACGACAACTTGCACTAAAATATATGAATTATTAAAATATGCAGGATACAATGTTGCACTTGGGGGAAATGAAGGGCATTCATTTGCAAAAATAATAACTGATAAGAATGATTATGATTATATAGTATTAGAACTTAGTAGTTATCAACTAGAAAATAATCCAAGCATAAAACCATATATTTGTGCAATTACAAATTTAACACCTGACCATTTATTAAGATATGATAGTGTAAATGATTACTATATAACTAAAATGAATATATTTAAAAATCAAGATGAAAATGATTATATAGTCATTAATCCTAAAGACGAAGAGTTTAAAAAACTTTTTAAGGATTGTAAATCAAAAAAAATATATATAGAAGAAGACGAGAATTACTTAGTATTTGAAGGAGAACGTATTATACAAAAGGAAAAAACAAGTTTAAAAGGCGAACACAATATTCAAAATATGAATTTTATTATTGCAGTTGCTAAAATTGTTGGTGTTGATACAAAAATAATAGAACAGTTTTTATCATCAACAAAGTCTTTAGAACATAGAATGGAGGTCTTTTTTAAAAAAGATATGACTTTTTTTATAAATGATTCTAAAGGAACTAATGTTGAATCTTCTTTATTTGCACTTGATGCTTATAAAAATAAAAATCTTGTTTTAATATGTGGTGGACAAGATAAGAAAATTGATAATACAAAAATGTATGAGAAAATATATGAGTGTGTTGATTTTTGTTTACTTATAGGGGAAAATGCAAATCAGTACATTAGTGAATTTGCGAAGTCTGGATATAATTTGTATTATAATGCAAAAACTTTGGAAAATGCTGTTACATATATATCAAAAAATATGGATTTAAAAAAAGAAACATATGTTTTATTAAGTCCTGCAACTGCAAGTTTTGATCAATTTAAAAGTTTTGAACATAGAGGAGCAGAGTTTAAGAGATTAGTTGTTGAGATAATTGGAGATAAAAATGAATAA
- the mraY gene encoding phospho-N-acetylmuramoyl-pentapeptide-transferase, whose protein sequence is MLYLLQQLFINQVSFFRIFKSLAIRGSIAFFVALLLTLIFGGKIIDILRAKKLGDKIREEGPSSHLSKAGTPTMGGIIIISAIIIAMLVAGNFTNKYTVFLFCMTILFTYIGFYDDYLKLTKSKKGLSGKKKLLGQLIMSLITFLFILKFRLSGTEVDFSLVNPFIKNSYLYIGAFAFFIFICFVVIGSSNAINLTDGLDGLVSGPIMIVSIIFLMIAYFAGHKELSLYLNIYYIEGAGEIAVYLSAVIGAIIGFLWFNFYPAQVFMGDTGSLTLGGILGMIAIFVKQEFLLPIAGFVFIAEALSVIIQVLYFKRTHKRIFKMAPIHHHFEMGGLPETKVTVRFWIITIIMCIIAFMILKIR, encoded by the coding sequence ATGCTATATTTACTACAACAGTTGTTTATAAATCAAGTAAGCTTTTTTAGAATATTTAAGTCTTTAGCAATAAGAGGATCAATAGCATTTTTTGTTGCTTTATTATTAACTTTAATTTTTGGTGGAAAAATTATAGACATATTAAGAGCAAAAAAATTGGGAGATAAAATAAGAGAAGAGGGACCTAGCAGTCATTTAAGTAAGGCTGGAACTCCTACTATGGGAGGTATAATAATTATTTCTGCAATAATTATTGCTATGTTAGTTGCAGGAAATTTCACAAATAAATATACAGTTTTTCTATTTTGTATGACAATTTTATTTACTTATATAGGTTTTTATGATGATTATTTAAAATTAACAAAAAGTAAAAAAGGTTTATCAGGAAAGAAAAAATTATTAGGTCAATTAATAATGAGTTTAATAACTTTCCTATTTATATTAAAATTTAGATTAAGTGGAACAGAAGTTGATTTTTCATTAGTAAATCCATTTATAAAAAATTCATATTTATATATTGGAGCTTTTGCTTTCTTTATATTCATATGTTTTGTAGTCATAGGTTCATCAAATGCAATAAATTTAACTGATGGATTAGATGGACTTGTAAGTGGACCAATAATGATAGTAAGTATAATATTTCTTATGATTGCATACTTTGCAGGACATAAAGAATTATCATTGTATCTTAACATTTACTATATTGAGGGAGCAGGAGAAATAGCTGTTTATCTTTCAGCGGTAATAGGAGCAATAATTGGATTTTTATGGTTTAATTTTTATCCAGCTCAAGTATTTATGGGAGATACAGGTTCTCTTACTTTAGGTGGTATACTTGGAATGATAGCAATATTTGTAAAACAAGAGTTTTTACTTCCTATTGCGGGATTTGTCTTTATCGCTGAAGCTCTTTCGGTTATAATACAAGTTTTGTATTTTAAAAGAACTCATAAGAGAATATTTAAAATGGCACCAATACATCATCACTTTGAAATGGGTGGGTTGCCAGAAACAAAGGTTACAGTTAGATTTTGGATAATAACAATAATAATGTGTATAATAGCATTTATGATACTTAAAATTAGATAG
- the murG gene encoding undecaprenyldiphospho-muramoylpentapeptide beta-N-acetylglucosaminyltransferase, producing the protein MKRVVLTTGGTGGHIYPAISLAKSLKEEGYEVTFIGTCHRMEKDIVTNAGYDFIGLDVVPLRSVKSILKMISAIFQARKILKEKNIDMVIGFGNYISIPSIIAAKLLNKTIYLQEQNVLMGLANKYGYRFAKKVFLAYKTSLNYIPKKYHHKFIVTGNPLRHEFYTAIKSKNREKLEISENEKVILVMGGSLGAKPINEAIIKNIEKINEKQNLKFYWSTGESLFKETYAKIKNLKNIILMPYFENACELMSAADLVICRAGASTISELLQLKKPSVMIPYSFVGQKENAEMLEYADATKTFTNEQAVEAIDVALNLCYQDDKLEFMIDNISKLDTGNAVENIITIIKGDNSKC; encoded by the coding sequence ATGAAAAGAGTCGTGCTTACAACAGGTGGAACTGGAGGTCATATATACCCTGCAATTTCACTTGCTAAAAGTTTAAAAGAAGAAGGATATGAAGTTACATTTATAGGCACTTGTCATAGAATGGAAAAAGATATTGTAACTAATGCAGGATATGATTTTATAGGTCTTGACGTAGTACCTTTAAGAAGTGTTAAATCTATATTAAAAATGATTTCTGCTATATTTCAAGCAAGAAAAATACTTAAAGAAAAGAATATAGATATGGTCATAGGTTTTGGAAACTATATTTCAATACCTTCAATTATTGCTGCAAAACTGCTTAATAAAACAATATATTTACAAGAACAAAATGTTCTTATGGGTCTTGCGAATAAATATGGATATAGATTTGCCAAAAAAGTTTTTTTAGCATATAAGACAAGTCTTAACTATATTCCTAAAAAGTATCATCATAAGTTTATAGTTACAGGTAATCCATTAAGACATGAATTTTACACAGCAATAAAAAGCAAGAATAGAGAAAAACTTGAAATATCTGAGAATGAAAAAGTTATACTTGTAATGGGTGGAAGTTTAGGAGCAAAGCCTATTAACGAAGCAATAATAAAAAACATTGAGAAAATAAATGAAAAACAAAATTTAAAATTTTATTGGTCTACAGGGGAATCTTTATTTAAAGAAACTTATGCAAAAATAAAAAATTTAAAAAATATAATACTTATGCCATATTTTGAAAATGCTTGTGAGCTTATGAGTGCGGCAGACTTAGTAATATGTAGAGCAGGAGCGTCAACTATATCTGAATTATTACAGTTAAAAAAACCTTCTGTAATGATACCATATAGTTTTGTTGGGCAAAAAGAAAATGCAGAGATGTTAGAATATGCAGATGCAACAAAAACATTTACTAATGAACAAGCTGTTGAAGCTATAGATGTGGCATTAAATTTATGCTATCAAGATGATAAACTTGAATTTATGATAGATAATATTTCAAAATTAGATACAGGGAATGCCGTAGAAAATATAATAACGATTATAAAAGGAGATAATAGCAAATGCTAA
- a CDS encoding Mbeg1-like protein: MATIFDYIKENNEEITEKNFNILDSLIMTRIVYLPFDKILFKNEKKTLHYLLNIVSKYKDKYFLMKDDIKLVKYLLESKRFKNIEVFNYINIIDKEIEKQFGAMVLDLGFANYVSFKGTDKTLIGWKEDLNMSYDKVPSQEESIIYLKDVLDITDKNVFIGGHSKGGNLAIYSSIYVDNASRINRIYNFDGPGFLNDVLNEKGYEKIVDKIETIIPSSSIIGLLLNRKEKIKIINSTSFFVMQHDLYSWGISKNDFVYLDKITNISSSLDKSISMWLEQTTPKERKEFINSVYSKIIKEKSVKNLKEINTEVITKLLNNILKNIKL; the protein is encoded by the coding sequence ATGGCAACGATATTTGATTATATTAAAGAAAATAATGAAGAAATAACTGAAAAAAATTTTAATATACTTGATAGTTTGATTATGACAAGAATAGTGTACCTACCTTTTGATAAAATATTATTTAAAAATGAGAAAAAAACGCTACATTATCTACTTAATATTGTTTCAAAATATAAAGATAAATATTTTTTAATGAAAGATGATATAAAATTAGTTAAATATTTACTTGAAAGCAAAAGATTTAAAAATATAGAGGTTTTTAATTATATAAACATTATTGATAAAGAAATTGAAAAGCAGTTTGGTGCAATGGTCTTGGATTTAGGTTTTGCAAATTATGTATCTTTTAAAGGTACAGATAAAACTTTAATAGGTTGGAAAGAAGACTTAAATATGAGTTATGATAAGGTTCCGTCTCAAGAAGAATCAATTATATATCTTAAAGATGTATTAGACATTACAGATAAAAATGTTTTTATAGGAGGACATTCAAAAGGAGGAAATTTAGCTATTTATTCTTCAATATATGTAGATAATGCCTCAAGAATAAACAGAATATATAATTTTGATGGACCTGGATTTTTAAATGATGTTTTGAATGAAAAAGGGTATGAAAAAATAGTTGATAAAATTGAAACAATAATACCAAGTTCTTCAATAATAGGACTTTTATTAAATAGAAAAGAAAAAATAAAAATAATAAATAGTACGAGTTTTTTTGTTATGCAACATGATTTATATTCTTGGGGAATAAGTAAAAATGATTTTGTTTATTTGGATAAAATAACTAATATAAGTTCTTCTTTGGATAAATCAATATCAATGTGGCTTGAACAAACAACCCCTAAAGAAAGAAAAGAATTTATAAATTCAGTTTACAGTAAAATAATTAAAGAAAAAAGTGTAAAAAATTTAAAAGAAATTAATACTGAAGTCATTACAAAATTATTAAATAATATACTTAAAAATATTAAATTGTGA